In Deltaproteobacteria bacterium, the DNA window TCCGGCGGGGAAGCACAGCGCCTGAAGCTGTCAAGAGAACTGAGCAAGCGAGGAACAGGACGAACCGTCTATATCCTGGATGAACCGACCACAGGTCTGCATTTTGCCGACATTCAGAAACTCCTGGATGTTCTCAATCGGCTGGCCGATGCCGGCAATACGATTGTCGTGATCGAGCACAATATGGATGTGATCAAATCTGCCGACTATGTCATTGACCTCGGTCCGGAAGGCGGGGATGAAGGAGGACATGTGGTGGGATGCGGCAGGCCGCAAGAAATTGCAGAGCTGGCAGATTCCCACACGGGCAGGTTTCTGAGGAAGATATTGGGTGACCGTTTACGGGTTCAGGGTTCAGAGGTTCAAGGTTCGGGTTTGTGAAGGTTAGTAAAAGAAAGGCAACCCTGAACGAGGCCCTCCGCCGTAGGCTATGGCCCGCAGACGGGTGAACTTTGAACCTGTGAAGCTTACGATATTAGATAGAAGCTCCTGATGTGAGCCTGTAACAGAGCATGTCCAATTTGAGAGTAAAATCCACGTTTTCGATACACACATGGGCTGGACACCTGATCTTGGTTGGCGCAAAATTCAGAATGCCGCCAATGCCCGCCCTTACTAGAGTGTCCGCGACTTCTTGAGCCCATTTGGGCTTTACGGCAATGACACCTATCTCGATGCCTTTTTCTTCGATCACGTGATTAATGGCTTTTGGAGGCTCAACCTTTATGCCTCCTATTCTTATGCCGATCCTTTCCGGGGTTTTGTCGAATGCCGCCACAAAAGTGTACCCCCTATCCGCGAACGGGGCATGCCTTAAAAGGGCCAAGCCCAGATTTCCCACACCTACCAGCCCTAAACGCCATTCTTTATCAGTCCCCAAGATCTTGCGGATTTCAAACAGGAGCTCTTTTACATAATAGCCGAGGCCTCTGACTCCGAATCCGCCGAAGTAGGCAAGGTCCTTGCGTATCTGGGCAGGATTGACCCCGCATATGTCGGCCAGACGCCCCGAGGAAATGACCTCAACGCCCTTTTCATCCAATACGGCAAGATTTCTTGCATAAACTGACAGGCGTGAGATGGCGATTGCAGGTATTTTCACGCTTGAATATTAAGGTATGATATTTTCGATAGGAAAGGGTTTGACGCCAAAAAACGAACAGGGTTGCACACCACGATCAGCATGCGGTGGCGGCAACCCTGTCAGGTTTTCTCGCTACTTTTTGGTACTGCTTAATGACCAGCGCCAAACAGCGCCGCGATACTTGCAGACTGCGGATGTGCATAAATCAGAATCAGGGAAATAACCAGGGCATAAATAACCAGAGACTCGATCATGGCCAGACCGATCAACATGGTCACGGTCACCTTACCAGAGGACTCCGGATTCCTGGCAATACCTTCAACCGCACTCTTGAGTCCCATGCCTTGGCCGAGAGCGCCCCCGAAGGCTGCGACGGCGATACCAAAGCCTGCGGCAAACACGGATACCGTGAAGTACTTCAGACCAAAGATGGCCGTCTCCCCACCTGCAGCATAGGCTACTGTGGAAAGGGCAAGCAGAAAAAATGCGGACCCAAGGGTTGAAAACGACAGTTTCTTGAACATAGACTCTTCCTCCTTTACTAAAAAATTTTGTTCATGGGCTTCTTCCATATATAAAATCGCGAAGCGATCTTATTTGTTAATGGGCATGTTCCATAGCGCCTGCAAAGTACATGCAGGAAAGTAAGAAGAACACAAAGGCCTGAACCAGGCTTACAAAGATACCCAAAGCCATGATGGGCAGGGGGGCAAAAAAGGCGCCAGCCAGCAGGAAGAGGATGGCCAAAACCAGTTCGTGGCCAGCCATATTGCCAAAAAGACGGATGCTGAGGGAAAGGATGCGGGCCAAGTGGCCGATCAGCTCAATAGGAAATATGATAGGCGCCATCCACCATATAGGCCCCAGAAAGTGTTTGATGTACTTAGGCCCGTGATACATCACACCAATAATGTGAGTCATGGGAACCACCACCAGAGCGCATGAAAGGGTGGTATTAATCTTGGCTGTAGGCGGGAAAAACCCTGGAACCAAGCCCAAAAGATTGCAAACAAAGATATATATAAACACGGTGGCAAGAATAGGAAAAAAGCGGCGACCCTCCTCGCCAGTAACGTCAACAACGAACTCTTCCATTCCACCGATTACAATCTCGAAGAAGTTTTGCCCCTTCGTGGGAATCATGCTAATCCCCCTGGTGGCAATATATGCAAGGACAATCAGCAGAAGCATTACAAACCATGTATAAATCACGTGGACATAGTTGTGGGCAAAATGGCCCAGGCCAACCAGATCAAATAGTTGCACTAGAAACAGAATTGGATGTTCCATATTACGCCGCCTCCCTGAAAATAATTTTCCTTATTTCATTAACAGTAGCCAGAAAAATACTCGTGATCACAACAGAAAGACCAATGACGAGACCCAAGGGATTAACGTAATGGTCAGCTATCAACACATATATTATAACAACACTGACCAAGAATCGGATATAGTACTTACCCAAAACAACCCTGGTTTTGGCCACATGTGGTGGTGTGAGCGCTCTCTTGAGAGACCGATATAATAGATGAAAGTTGATCGTAACAATGAGACCGCCTGCCAGGATTCCCCACGCAAAACGCCCTGGCGCAAAGATAAAACCACAGACAGTAACCGCACAGAAGAGAATCCAGTTAGTGATCGTAATAAACCTGAGCAGTCTCCTTTCTATGCGCACGACCTGAAGTTTTCCTGTCACATTTTACGGGTTCTTTTCAGGGCCAGGTATATGTTGCGATATCCAGCGATGACGCCAAAGCCGAGAAAAACAAGCGTAAACCATGGCTGAGTATGAAATACCCGCGTGTCGAGCCAGTACCCGATACCTAGTCCGATTACAACCGACAGGGCAATGGAGAAACTCAGGCTACTGTAATACCATAACTCTTTAAACAGTTTCTTAGTATCTTCTTCCATGACAAAGAGCGCTTTTCCAAAAGCCCCACTTTAGCAACCAGTCAGCCTTTTGGAAAATCATGCCGCTTGTTATCACACCATGCCTGTCAAGTCAATCCTTAAATTCTCAAACCCCTAAAAACCTTGCTCGCGGCACTGATAGTCGTCTCGATATCTGCCTCGCTGTGAGCGCTCGACACGAATGCCGCCTCATATTGAGAAGGAGCCAGATAGATGCCCAGTTCCAGCATCTCTTTGTAATATCTGGCAAATAGGGCAACATCACTCTTTTGGGCCTCAGCAAAGTCTGAAACCGGCTGATCTGTGAAAAAAAGTCCGAGCATGGAGCCGACCCTGTTCATCACCACAGGCAGCTCCGCCTTGCCGGCAGCCTCTTTCAGTCCATCTTCCAACATGGCAGACCTGGATTCCAGCGTTTCGTAAAACCCGGGCTGCTGTAAGCATTTTAGCGTTGCAATACCTGCTGCCATGGCCACCGGGTTGCCAGAAAGAGTTCCAGCCTGATAAACGGGCCCTTCAGGGGCGATCTTGCTCATAAGCTCCGACTTTCCGCCGTAGGCCCCCACTGGGAGGCCGCCGCCTATGACTTTGCCCATGCAGGTAAGGTCCGGAATGATGCCGTACAAGGTCTGGGCGCCTCCATAAGCAACGCGGAAACCTGTCATGACCTCATCAAATATCAGGACGATCCCCTGGTCCTTGGTAAGCTTCCTTAAGGTTTCCAGGAAGCCGGGTTTGGGCGACACAAGGCCCATGTTGCCGGCAACGGGTTCCACAATTACGGCGGCAATGGCCCCGGCTTTTTCCGAACAAACCTCCTTTAGTCGCTCTTGGTCGTTATAGGGCAGCGATATGGTATTTCCAACGCATGCCTCAGGAACACCCGGGCTTCCCGGAATGCCCAATGTGGCCACCCCGGAACCTGCCTGCACCAGGAAGCTGTCACCATGGCCATGGTAGCAACCGTCAAACTTGATAATGAGATCCCGACCCGTTGCCCCCCTTGCCAGGCGAATAGCGCTTATGGTTGCCTCTGTTCCGGAGTTTACCATCCGGACCATCTCTACTGATGGAATGGCGTCAATCACCATCTCGGCCAGTTCCACCTCAAGATCCGTTGGCGCTCCAAAGCTGGTCCCCCTCGCCAGGACACCCTCAATGGCCGATATTACCTCTGGGTGTCGATGCCCCAAAATCATGGGGCCCCATGAGCCAACGTAGTCTATGAAAGCATTGCCATTGGCGTCAAATACTTTGGACCCCTGGGCTCGCTGTATGAACAGAGGGTCCATACCGACCGAGCGGCAGGCACGGACAGGGCTGTTAACGCCACCAGGGATGATTTTTCGGGCCTTGGCAAAGAGTCTTTCAGATACATCCTTTTCCATAAACGCAGCTCCTTTTATCCATTTGTGTGCCGTTTTCTTTTCACTTTTCTTTTCTTGAGTGCCTGATGAGAAGACCTAGAGATATTAATGCGACCCCAAGGGCCAATCCAAGTCGTGAGTTATGTCGATAATAGTAGTAAAATGGACCGGGTCCGGCCGGTCCATGACTAAAATCAAAGAGATAATATACTGTGAAAAAAGGGCCAGCAGCAAAACAGATAATATCTACGATACCCCTGAAGATCGTTTTCATAATGTGTTCTCCTTCCGGCCATGTCATGGTCCTCGGGGAATAATTCCATTTCTCACAATTTCGACATGTTGTCAACTCAATGAAAAACTCAATGAAAAACACTATCGCCTTGCAGAAAACGGTCCTTTTTCAAAGAAGCAGGATATGTTATTGATGGCATTATCGATGCAAAGGGAAATTCTCTATGATAGCCAAGAAGATACAATTCATTAAGACCGACATCTGGAGGGTCCGCTTAAGGGATCTTCCGCGGATACAATCGATCTGGATTAGACTGTTGAGGATCATCATACTGTCTGTGCGGGGATTTGACAAAGACAACTGCCTTTTCAGGGCGTCGGCCTTAACCTTTTATTCGTTGCTCTCCATTGTGCCAGTCGTGGCTATGGCCTTTGGCCTGGCTAAGGGGTTTGGATTTGAGAGAACCCTTGAAACACAACTCTTTGAGACATTCCAGGGTCAGGAAGAAGTTGTTCTTAGGGTGGTGACCTTTGCCCGTTCACTCCTTGAAAACACAAAAGGAGGCGTGATTGCCGGCGTGGGCATTCTGTTGCTCTTCTGGGCGGTTATCCGGGTCCTGGGAAACATCGAGAGTTCATTCAACCATATCTGGGGGATCAAGAAACCGAGAAGCTTTACAAGAAAGATAAGCGATTATCTTTCTGCTATGATTGTCTGTCCCATCCTGTTTATCGTGTCGAGTACGGTGACCGTGCTGATAAAGAGCCAGGTGAGTCTTGTGGTGCAGAAAATCGCCCTTCTGGGGGCCATCAGTCCCGTAATATTTTTCACCCTCCGATTGCTGCCCTACGGTGTGATTTGGGTCCTCTTCACCTTTGTCTACATGTTCATGCCTAATACAAAGATAAGGCTCGGATCAGCGATTTTTGCAGGTGTTGCGGCTGGTACACTGTATCAGATTTTCCAGTTAGTGTACCTTTCTTTTCAAATTGGCGTGGCCAAATATAATGCCATTTATGGAAGCTTTGCGGCGCTTCCCCTTTTCCTCATATGGCTCCAGCTTAGCTGGATGATCGTGCTCTTTGGGGCAGAGCTCTGTTTTGCTTATCAGAACGAAGAGACCTATGAGTTTGAGCAGGATTGTTCGGTCATAAGTTATACCTTCAAAAAACTCCTCACGTTAAGAGTCGTACATCTGGTGGTGAAAGGTTTTTCAGAAGGGGGCAAATCGTTATTGGCCGTCCAGATTGCAGGGACACTGGAAATTCCTATCCGCCTGGTCCGTGAGATATTGAATGAACTAGTGAAATCGGGGGTTATTTCTGAGATATATGACAACGAGAAAGAAGAGGCATCCTTTCAGCCTGCTCAGGACATTAACTTGTTTACTGTCAAATACGTCATTGATAGGCTGGAACAGCATGGCAGTGACAACATACCCGTTGCCAAGTCAAGGGAGATTGAGAGACTTTCTGAGTGCCTAAGGGTTTTTGGCGAGGTCATTGAGAAATCACCGGCAAATATGTTGCTAAAAGAAATATAATGACTTCGCCAAAAGCGTAAGAACAACATTGAGCTTTCTTGCAGAAAAGCGCTTCACTCTTTCCCCGTGGCGTCCGTCAAAACCTTTTCGATCTGTTCCTCCGTGAAGGGTTTGTGGAGTATGGCGTTTACTTTTGACTTGACACATTGGATTTAAAAGAATATTTAATTTATATAATATATATATAAATGTCATTCAATTATATTTAATAAGCTAAACTAGGTCATTATGGCAGAAAGGAAGGCCAGTGCAAAATTACATTGTTTGCGAAATTAGGGGAAATCACCCGAGAATTCACGTAAAAATATGCCAGCAAAGATGTGAACATTCTGAAACTTGCCAAGCATTTCAAGACTACATCAAGGCCAATGCTGCCGACGAAATGGTCATAAGGCCAGCCACTGGAGGCTGGTCTTCAGAGAAAGGTATGGCAGGGGCGCCTGCGTGACACGCTCAAAACACGGCCCCCGCAACCGCCCCCGAGATCGACTTTAGTCCTTGACTAACCCGTGGGAATCCTCTAGATTCGAGCCAGTTTTTTTCTCATGTTCTGACGGCATTACTGGTTCTTGCCTCTCAACATTGATCAAGTCGTAAAAAGTCGTCACTCCGGTGAAAACCGGAGTCCAGAGCCTTTGTAACTAGCTGAATAAACTGGATTCCGGCTTTCGCCGGAATGACAGAAAGAGGTGTTTTTCGACTTTTTACGATTTCATCAACATTGATTTTGCCATAAATTGCCAGCCAGATCGGCCCTTGCCTTTCATTCTTCAGGACATACAAGGAATAAAGAGTATTTTATATGAGCGCTCCTGACAGACATATTGTTGAAGTCAACATCGAAAATGAGATGAAGCGGTCCTATCTTGATTACGCTATGAGCGTCATAATCGGCCGCGCCCTGCCTGATGTTCGTGATGGCCTCAAGCCAGTCCACCGCCGGATACTTTATGCCATGCACGAGCTTAAGAACGACTGGAACAAGGCGTACAAGAAATCGGCTCGTGTTGTGGGGGATGTAATCGGCAAATACCATCCTCATGGTGACACGGCAGTTTACGACACCATCGTACGTATGGCCCAGGATTTCTCTTTGCGTTATCCCCTCGTTGATGGCCAGGGAAACTTCGGCTCCGTGGATGGTGATTCGGCTGCTGCCATGCGTTACACCGAAATCAGGTTCACGCGGCTGGCCCACGAGATGCTCGAGGACCTTGACAAGGAGACCGTTGATTTTACCCCCAACTACGACGAATCCCTCACGGAGCCTTCTCTTCTTCCAGCCAAAATCCCCAATCTTCTGATAAACGGTTCCTCCGGGATTGCAGTGGGCATGTCAACGAATATTCCACCGCACAACCTCACTGAAGTGATTGATGCCACGGTTGCCCTTATTGACAACCCGGAGATCTCCTGCGAAGGCCTCATGGCCCACCTGCCTGGTCCTGATTTTCCCACGTCAGGCATCCTTTACGGACGCAAAGGCATCAAGTCCGCTTATGAAACAGGAAGGGGCATTATCCGGCTCAGAGCCCGTGTGATGATAGAAAAGGATCGCAGGACCGAATTCGAAAGCATCATAGTCACCGAGATTCCCTACCAGGTTAACAAGGCCCGCTTGATTGAAAAGATCGCAGAACTGGTCAAAGACAAACGTATCGAAGGCGTCAAATATGTGCGCGACGAATCGGACAGGGAAGGAATGCGTATCGTTGTTGCCCTGAAAAAAGACCAGATTTCTGGGGTTATCATCAACCAGCTTTATGCCCACACTCAGATGGAGACTAGCTTTGGGATTATCCTCCTTGCCATTGTGGACAGACAACCCAGGCTCCTGAGCTTAAAAGAACTCATCAGCTATTTTGTCGAACATCGCAAAGAGATCGTAGTTCGCCGTACCCGCTTTGAGTTAATCAAGGCCGAGGCCAGGGCTCATGTCTTGGAGGGCCTCAAAGTAGCCCTGGATCACATTGACGCTGTCATTGCCGTGATTCGCTCATCAAAGAACCCAGCCGAGGCCAAGGAGCGTCTCATTGCGGATTTTGATCTTTCCGAGGTCCAGTCTCAGGCCATCCTGGACATGCGCCTGCAACGCTTGACAGGGCTCGAGCGAGACAAAATCAATGAAGAATACAAGGAGACCATCAAAGCTATTGCGCGATATCGTGAGATTCTGGCCAGCGAGCGGCTGGTTCGGGGTATCATCAAGCAAGAACTCGAAGATCTGCGAAAGCGCTACGGAGATGATCGCCGCACCGAGATCGTGGCGGAAACAGAGGAGCTCACGGTTGAAGACATGATTGTAGAAGAGGATATGGTAGTCACCATATCTCATGCCGGCTACATAAAGAGAAATCCGGTGACTCTCTACAACAGCCAGCGGCGAGGGGGCAAGGGCAAAACAGGCATGGGTATGATGAAGGAAGAAGACTTTGTGGACCGTCTCTTTGTCGCCTCCACACACGACACATTCTTGTTTTTCACGAACCTGGGACGCGTCTACTGGCGTAAGGTTCACGAGCTGCCGCAAGCAGGCCGGATGGCACGGGGCAAGGCTATTGTCAATCTCCTATCACTTGACAAGGGAGAAAAGGTTGCCACGGTCCTTGCAGTGCGATCCTTTGCCCCCGGATTAACCGTCCTCATGGCCACAATGGGTGGCACGGTGAAAAAGACGGATCTAATGGCATACAGCCGTCCCAGGTCAGACGGCATCATTGCCTTAAATCTTGTCCCGGGTGATGAACTCATTGCCGTGCGCATCACGGACGGCACACAAAACGTCTTCCTCGGATCCGCGCACGGCAAGTCCATCCGCTTTCATGAATCGAATGTACGACCCATGGGTCGGGTCAGCCGGGGAGTACGGGGAATGCACATTGCTGATGGGGATTATCTGGTGGGCATGGAGGTACTCACAGACGGAAAGACGCTTATGACTATCACAAAAAACGGCTACGGCAAACGAACCTCCATCGACGAATACCCCGTATACAAAAGGGGTGGCAAAGGGGTGATCACCATTAAAACCACGGAACGAAACGGCCTGGTGATGGCCATCATTCTGGTAACCGATGAAGATGATCTAATGCTGGTAAGCGATCGCGGCAAGATCATCCGAATGCCGGTAAGAGACGTTTCAGTCATTGGGCGCAATACGCAAGGCGTGCGATTGTTCGCCATGGAGCCGGGAGAACGCGTGGCCAGCGCTGCCCGTCTTGCGGAAAAGGATGTGTGAAGAAAGTGGATATGAAAATTGGCGTGATCGGAGCAGGCGCATGGGGAACTGCTCTAGCCAACCACTTGGCGGAAAAAGGATTCGATGTCGATCTGTGGGCCTTTGAAGCCGAAGTGTGCGCGGACATCCTTGAAGCCCGTGAAAACAAGCTTTTTCTTCCAGGGATTCGACTTTCGCAAAACATCAGGCCGTCAAACGATCTTGACAGGGTGGCTGCCGGAAAAGACTTATTGCTCCTGGTGATGCCTTCCCATGTCTTTCGTTCTGTTGCGGTCAACCTGGTCCATCATCCCGCAGAAAAAACCTACATTGTCAGCGCCTCAAAAGGGATAGAAAATGAGACCCACTTGACCATGTCAGGTATCCTTCAGCAGATCCTTCCTCCAAGACTTCATAGCCAGATTACGGTCCTTTCCGGCCCGAGCTTCGCCAGGGAGGTGGCCCAGAAGATACCAACAGCCGTCACCGTGGCTGCCCATAACCCGGAGGTGGCCCGGCAGGTACAGAGCGCCTTTGCGGCCCAGTACTTCAGGGTCTACACAAGCTGTGATGTGATTGGCGTGGAACTGGGCGGCGCTGTGAAAAATGTAATGGCCATTGCGGCAGGCATCTCAGATGGGCTCGGTCTGGGATTTAACA includes these proteins:
- a CDS encoding AtpZ/AtpI family protein, with product MEEDTKKLFKELWYYSSLSFSIALSVVIGLGIGYWLDTRVFHTQPWFTLVFLGFGVIAGYRNIYLALKRTRKM
- the atpE gene encoding ATP synthase F0 subunit C, with the translated sequence MFKKLSFSTLGSAFFLLALSTVAYAAGGETAIFGLKYFTVSVFAAGFGIAVAAFGGALGQGMGLKSAVEGIARNPESSGKVTVTMLIGLAMIESLVIYALVISLILIYAHPQSASIAALFGAGH
- a CDS encoding YihY/virulence factor BrkB family protein — translated: MIAKKIQFIKTDIWRVRLRDLPRIQSIWIRLLRIIILSVRGFDKDNCLFRASALTFYSLLSIVPVVAMAFGLAKGFGFERTLETQLFETFQGQEEVVLRVVTFARSLLENTKGGVIAGVGILLLFWAVIRVLGNIESSFNHIWGIKKPRSFTRKISDYLSAMIVCPILFIVSSTVTVLIKSQVSLVVQKIALLGAISPVIFFTLRLLPYGVIWVLFTFVYMFMPNTKIRLGSAIFAGVAAGTLYQIFQLVYLSFQIGVAKYNAIYGSFAALPLFLIWLQLSWMIVLFGAELCFAYQNEETYEFEQDCSVISYTFKKLLTLRVVHLVVKGFSEGGKSLLAVQIAGTLEIPIRLVREILNELVKSGVISEIYDNEKEEASFQPAQDINLFTVKYVIDRLEQHGSDNIPVAKSREIERLSECLRVFGEVIEKSPANMLLKEI
- the hemL gene encoding glutamate-1-semialdehyde 2,1-aminomutase — encoded protein: MEKDVSERLFAKARKIIPGGVNSPVRACRSVGMDPLFIQRAQGSKVFDANGNAFIDYVGSWGPMILGHRHPEVISAIEGVLARGTSFGAPTDLEVELAEMVIDAIPSVEMVRMVNSGTEATISAIRLARGATGRDLIIKFDGCYHGHGDSFLVQAGSGVATLGIPGSPGVPEACVGNTISLPYNDQERLKEVCSEKAGAIAAVIVEPVAGNMGLVSPKPGFLETLRKLTKDQGIVLIFDEVMTGFRVAYGGAQTLYGIIPDLTCMGKVIGGGLPVGAYGGKSELMSKIAPEGPVYQAGTLSGNPVAMAAGIATLKCLQQPGFYETLESRSAMLEDGLKEAAGKAELPVVMNRVGSMLGLFFTDQPVSDFAEAQKSDVALFARYYKEMLELGIYLAPSQYEAAFVSSAHSEADIETTISAASKVFRGLRI
- a CDS encoding ATP synthase subunit I — translated: MRIERRLLRFITITNWILFCAVTVCGFIFAPGRFAWGILAGGLIVTINFHLLYRSLKRALTPPHVAKTRVVLGKYYIRFLVSVVIIYVLIADHYVNPLGLVIGLSVVITSIFLATVNEIRKIIFREAA
- a CDS encoding redox-sensing transcriptional repressor Rex; its protein translation is MKIPAIAISRLSVYARNLAVLDEKGVEVISSGRLADICGVNPAQIRKDLAYFGGFGVRGLGYYVKELLFEIRKILGTDKEWRLGLVGVGNLGLALLRHAPFADRGYTFVAAFDKTPERIGIRIGGIKVEPPKAINHVIEEKGIEIGVIAVKPKWAQEVADTLVRAGIGGILNFAPTKIRCPAHVCIENVDFTLKLDMLCYRLTSGASI
- a CDS encoding NAD(P)-dependent glycerol-3-phosphate dehydrogenase; translated protein: MDMKIGVIGAGAWGTALANHLAEKGFDVDLWAFEAEVCADILEARENKLFLPGIRLSQNIRPSNDLDRVAAGKDLLLLVMPSHVFRSVAVNLVHHPAEKTYIVSASKGIENETHLTMSGILQQILPPRLHSQITVLSGPSFAREVAQKIPTAVTVAAHNPEVARQVQSAFAAQYFRVYTSCDVIGVELGGAVKNVMAIAAGISDGLGLGFNTRAALITRGITEIQRLGRRLGADSKTFMGLAGIGDLVLTCTGTLSRNWSLGHKLGQGMKLDTILSETRTVAEGVKTTKSVHNLSRKIGVEMPIAEQIYRILYEDLDPKEALRILMSRDLRQEHDEE
- the gyrA gene encoding DNA gyrase subunit A, which codes for MSAPDRHIVEVNIENEMKRSYLDYAMSVIIGRALPDVRDGLKPVHRRILYAMHELKNDWNKAYKKSARVVGDVIGKYHPHGDTAVYDTIVRMAQDFSLRYPLVDGQGNFGSVDGDSAAAMRYTEIRFTRLAHEMLEDLDKETVDFTPNYDESLTEPSLLPAKIPNLLINGSSGIAVGMSTNIPPHNLTEVIDATVALIDNPEISCEGLMAHLPGPDFPTSGILYGRKGIKSAYETGRGIIRLRARVMIEKDRRTEFESIIVTEIPYQVNKARLIEKIAELVKDKRIEGVKYVRDESDREGMRIVVALKKDQISGVIINQLYAHTQMETSFGIILLAIVDRQPRLLSLKELISYFVEHRKEIVVRRTRFELIKAEARAHVLEGLKVALDHIDAVIAVIRSSKNPAEAKERLIADFDLSEVQSQAILDMRLQRLTGLERDKINEEYKETIKAIARYREILASERLVRGIIKQELEDLRKRYGDDRRTEIVAETEELTVEDMIVEEDMVVTISHAGYIKRNPVTLYNSQRRGGKGKTGMGMMKEEDFVDRLFVASTHDTFLFFTNLGRVYWRKVHELPQAGRMARGKAIVNLLSLDKGEKVATVLAVRSFAPGLTVLMATMGGTVKKTDLMAYSRPRSDGIIALNLVPGDELIAVRITDGTQNVFLGSAHGKSIRFHESNVRPMGRVSRGVRGMHIADGDYLVGMEVLTDGKTLMTITKNGYGKRTSIDEYPVYKRGGKGVITIKTTERNGLVMAIILVTDEDDLMLVSDRGKIIRMPVRDVSVIGRNTQGVRLFAMEPGERVASAARLAEKDV
- the atpB gene encoding F0F1 ATP synthase subunit A, which produces MEHPILFLVQLFDLVGLGHFAHNYVHVIYTWFVMLLLIVLAYIATRGISMIPTKGQNFFEIVIGGMEEFVVDVTGEEGRRFFPILATVFIYIFVCNLLGLVPGFFPPTAKINTTLSCALVVVPMTHIIGVMYHGPKYIKHFLGPIWWMAPIIFPIELIGHLARILSLSIRLFGNMAGHELVLAILFLLAGAFFAPLPIMALGIFVSLVQAFVFFLLSCMYFAGAMEHAH